The window ACAAAGTTGTTACACACATAGCAATTAAAAGAAGAACCTCTACACATGTATTATACTTGATCCCCATCTAAAATCATTAAACCCAGATAGTAAAATAATCAGAATTCGCTAGAAAAATCATAACCATTATCATATATGCGAAAAAGCAATAAAATTgaaatccaaaattaaaaaaatcgaaaaacccTAGCTCgtaaattcaaattttcatctGGATAACATGCAAttctaataaaaattaaaactctcCATCTGGGTTCCTTTGAATTCTACCCAACAATAATGAAATGCGAAATTAGGCATACCTATTAGCTGCTAAACCGCTTAGATTGTGGCTGTCGGTGTTGTCGGAAGGCTAAAGCTTTTCTGGGTTTAGAGGAGAGAAGACCTTTGAGACCAAGGAGATTCATATGAGATTTAAGTTTAAAACGAAAATAAGTTGTGAGATTGGGAGATGAGGCTAGGAGGGAGATGGGGAGAGCAGGAGGCAGGTAGAGAAAAAGTGGGTCGATAGTCTGAAACGGTGGGAAGCATCCAGAGAAAAGGAGGGTCGAGAGACTGAAACGGTGTGGGAAGGAAGAATCCAGAAATGAAGTAAAATACCAAAGACTAAAACAGGGCTAAAGACGGAATCACACTGTATATAATGATCACAGAAACAAAGAAGGGGCAAAAACAGAAGAACACTGGCGAATGAACAATAAAAAGGACACAAAGGGAATTAACCACAAAGTTAGgcgtttaatatatatataatttgataTTATCTGGAAGTCAGGAGATGTAACCCTAAATTAACCAAAGAAAATGGTATTGAAGGTTCAGCCCTATGTGACTCATGCATTTTTGCGTACGAAAATGCATGTGTGGGTCATGTAAATAAGAGAACGAAGACCAtataataatttttcaatttaaagTCAAGAGCTCACATTTTATCCTGACAATGTAGATTTTGGATAAACCTTTTTATTTACCAAAAAGGATTTTAAACCTGAATTTCTAGAGTATTCTTACCTATCACCGTAACGACTCTCACCACTGAGCTAAGTCTAATTTCTTAATTAAGTTTGAGTATAATTCGTTTAATATTGTTTTGATTTGCCCTCATGATTGATTAATTTAAGGGAAGAACGAACTAGTCGATTGATAGAGAAATGCTTTATTGTATGTGTATTGGTTTGGACAACAGTAAATCCCAACAATAATACAAGTACAGTAGATAGAGATTGGCGGATTACCATTTACCAAGTACCAAAAAAACGGAGTAGGATTATCTCCTCTCTTTTTTCCCTCACCTTCCCTCTCTTTCTATTTGaatgatcacggttaagccacgttaacatcttatattaatgtttttataataaaaaaaataaaatagagaatgtgagatAAGGGAAGAGAATCCTGCTCCCAAAAAAACAACGAGATCTTTATTTACGGGCCCAGGACTAAAACCTTAATCATTTGTATGAAACCCTATAAACCTAATGCCATGCCTATAACCTAGAAGAGCTCCAAAATACAGGGAACCTCAAACTcagggccggcccaggcccagtgcaggTAGGGCGACCGTCCAGGGTCCAAAAAAAttgggggcaccaaaattattcggATGATATATttaaatatgtttttataagagtataactTTAAAAAAGGTTGGTTTAATGATAAAGGAATTTAACTAGAAGTGATGGTTTTGtaatttgaaattaatgagaaggtcttgggttcaaGACACCAcatgtgcttatttactttccaatttttacaattttttttttcataagagtataaatttataaaatttggttaaatactcaagaagtttaattaaaagcaatgattttgttgtttaaaattaacgagagGTCCTAAGTGAGAAATGCTATGTGcgtgtttattcttttcaattttaactaatttttatttggttgttaatttatttttagttactaacTAGTAGCTATATGGGTtgctatttttaaatattcgttccaattcaagtctaatattCAACAAACAGTAATGcgtagaccaaatttttagaacaaatttacaaatcatATGACGTGTCATCATAAGGTTTAATTTAGTACCCGttcattacttatacatatcaattaaagactcgaaaacattattatgtttttagtcccatattgacaaggttagtaaataagaaaaaaatctcatgatttatacaaaaacactttaaaagttcagatggaaaacaaaactcatttatctacttgtaagccaggagttttttggtttccttctcttgatacaaaataaattagtctttctgtgtttcaaaattattgagtttgaaatatttttctaaatataattttatcgatgtcttttatgtgaaaataaataatttttttatgtgtAGTTAAGGGATATTTTTTAGCGTCGTcccgggcctcaaaaatctctagaCCGGCCCTGCTCAAACTCAAAGAGTTTCCACTTGCACTACCATGTCCACCACAACACATGATGGTCTTCCGCCACTTCACACCCACAAATCCTCTCGTCGAACCACCGCGAACCGTGTATTTGTGGTGGTTCACTTTAGTGCCATCTTAGCCCTGCTCTATCGCCATACACTCTCCCTCCTTCACTCCACAACCCTCACCTCTTTCTTCATCACCCTCACCTTCCTCATCTCGGACACTCTTCTAGCTTTCATGTACACCACTACACAATCTGTTCGCATGAAACCAATTTATCGCACCGAATTCCCTGAAAACCTCAAAAGGGTTGTTCAAGAACCTGATTTTCCAGCTCTGGACGTGTTCATATGCACAGCTGATCCCTATAAGGAGCCACCAATGAACGTGGTGAACACGGCCTTATCGGTCATGGCTTATGATTATCCAACCGAGAAGGTGTCGGTGTATGTTTCAGACGATGGCGGCTCAGCTCTGactctctttgctttcatggaGGCTGCCAAATTTGCAAGCCACTGGCTACCTTTCTGCAGGAACAACAACATAGTGGGACGCTGCCCGGAAGCTTATTTTGAAACGGATCATTCTCGGTCTCCTGAAGCTGAGAAGATAAAGGTAAAAAAATTCTAGTGATATATATCAATTTTCCGAAACTATTAGCTAAAAGTATGTCCAGCTACAtttcatacatacatacacacacacacatatatatatatatatatgacaatattctTTTAAGCTataatgtttaatttttaatcatCCCTAGACCATATATGGTGTCAGGGAAGATAACTTTGGATGGGACTGTATAAATTTCATTTAGCTACTTATCCAAACATAGCATAGGTAACTATTTGAAGAAGAGTCGAATAACTTTCTCTAAATTAAAGGGAGTGCTTCGAAAGCTATAGAAACCCAACACATtacgtacacacacacacacacacacacacacacacacatatatatatatatatatatatatatatatatatatattcagtaGGATAGCGACGAGGGGTGATATATATGTATAAGGTATATAGGGACAAAGACAAAAGAAGGGGTAATATATTTATGTGAGCTATACAGAAAATAAAACACGCATCAACTAATACGGAAGGAACGACTTGTTTGTCACCTTCTTTGTTCCCTATCCTTTTTCATATATAAACAACCAACACTGTTATACACGGGCAATGTAAAGTTCAAGATTACTTAGCCTTTTCTTGTATATTATGGCCACTTACATGTCTTATGTTTTATATTGATTtgtcatttatattttaattataaattcaAGTGAGAAAATAGGACAGGTGAGTACACATTtcaatact is drawn from Malus domestica chromosome 14, GDT2T_hap1 and contains these coding sequences:
- the LOC108174717 gene encoding cellulose synthase-like protein G3, which produces MSTTTHDGLPPLHTHKSSRRTTANRVFVVVHFSAILALLYRHTLSLLHSTTLTSFFITLTFLISDTLLAFMYTTTQSVRMKPIYRTEFPENLKRVVQEPDFPALDVFICTADPYKEPPMNVVNTALSVMAYDYPTEKVSVYVSDDGGSALTLFAFMEAAKFASHWLPFCRNNNIVGRCPEAYFETDHSRSPEAEKIKIMYQGMKVKVNNVIERGKVDQEYLNGEREIQAFSKWMDGFARQDHPAVIQVFFSFK